The segment AGTCTTCGATGCAAAGGGAGCGGGGCTCATTGGAGGCAGCGCCAGTGCTGGCAGCAGCATCGGTCTCGGGAGGAGTGGAGGACATGAACGCAGGAAGTCAGAAAGCACATAGGGATCAGGGCAACTCATTGAGATGGCGTGATCTGCGCGTATTCAATGAAATGCTCTTAATGTTGTCCTTGGCCTTCACAGCGTTGTGCACCGAGATGGTATGGAGAAGTCAACACATCGGTTAGATGCAAGGAAGATTATCAAGTGATCTGTATCTCCAGACTTACATCGGATGGCAGGCATTACCCTAGTGTTTGTTGGAGTCGCTGAAGTAGAAAAGAAAGGCAGGAGTTTTGTGATGGCTGAAGGGCATTGACTGTGTTGACTGCGCTAACTAGCTCATAAGGATTAACTCAGTCGCACGACTTTGGTGCAGGGCAGCGGATAATGGGGGACTATGGAAACCAAATGGCTTGAAGATTTTGTCAGCCTTGCTGAAACGCGCAGTTTCAGCCGCTCGGCCCAGTTGCGCCACGTTACGCAGCCCGCTTTTTCACGCCGCATTCAGGCGCTGGAGGCTTGGGCGGGAGCGGATCTGGTTGACCGCAGCTCCTACCCCACTCGCCTGACACCTGCAGGCAAGACCATGTATGAGCAGGCGCTAGAAGTACTGCAGTCCCTGCAAAGCACTCGCTCCATGCTGCGCGCTCATGTCAGCGCGGGCAAGGGTATGGTGGGCTTTGCTGTGCCACATACATTGGCGTTTACCTTTTTCCCCAATTGGGTCTCAGCGGTACACGAGAAATTTGGGCCGTTCCGCAGCCGCTTGTTTGCGCTCAATGTGCATGATGCGGTGATGCGATTGGTTGAAGGCGGTTGTGATCTGCTGATTGCGTACTACCACTCTTCCCAGCCATTTCAGCTCGACCCTGCGCGCTATGAAATGGTCAGCTTGGGCCATGAGGTGCTGGCTGCCTATTCCAAGCCTGACGCGGATGGCAACCCCATTTTTACGCTGCCGGGCCAACAAGGCCAGCCTTTGCCTTATTTGGGCTATGCCGCAGGTGCATATTTGGGCCGTGTGACGGAGCTGATTCTTAAAGAGTCTTCTGAGGCCGTTCACCTTGAGCGCGTCTATGAAACCGATATGGCCGAAGGCCTCAAGGCCATGGCGCTTGAAGGCCATGGCGTTGCTTTCTTGCCTTACAGCGCAGTGCGAGGCGATCTTGAGGCGGGCCGTTTGGTGCGAGCTGTGCCAGAGGGCATGAACGGCTTTCAAATGGACATGGAAGTGCGTGCCTACCGTGAAAAGCCTCAGGGTGATGCGCCTCAGGGTGGGGCGGCTGCACTTTGGGCCTTCTTGAAGGAACAAAGCGAGACAGCCAACGGTGACGTTAAAGCGGTATAGCTGTATAGCGCTTGGCGCGTTTTATTCAACTGGGCCTTTAGGCCCTTTTGTCATTTTTGGAAAGCTGAAGCTGTAGGTTGTTAGTTTTGTAAGTGTTAACCCGTACTTCATGCATGCGGTTAACCCTAAATATGCAAGTAGAACATAAGGATTTTTGCCATCGGCATTAGCCATCAAAGTGGCTTAAGGATTAGAGTTCGCACCTTGCGCAAAAAGTGGTGTTGCTTTGCAAGCTTGATTTTTCCGATAGTGAGTGCGTGCATATGCATTCTCCATGCGGGTAAAGTCTTAGAAATTTTTGTATTGCAGCCCTCTTCATGACTGCACAATGGGTGCGAAACGTTCATTAATATTGCTTGTCTCCCCCCAAAAAGGGCAGGACGTTAATGAATGACAAGCATTTTTGATCCTTACCAATAGGAGATTCATATGAAGAAGCAATTGTTAGCCATCGCAGTAACCGCACTGGCCGCTGGTACCGTGTTTGCACAGGCCAACGACACACTGGCCAAGATCAAGTCTTCGGGCAGCGTCACTCTGGGCGTGCGTGAGTCGTCCGGTCTGGGCTATACCCTTGGCAACGGCAAATACGTGGGCTTCCACACCGAAATGGGCGAGCGCATTCTGAAGGACGTTCAGAAACAATTGGGTTTGACAGCTTTGGAAGTGAAGTACCAGCCTGTGACCTCGCAAAACCGTGTTCCTTTGGTGCAAAACGGCACCGTGGACATCGAGTGCGGCTCCACTACTAACAATACAGCTCGTCAGAAAGACGCAGCTTTTGCTGTCACCACATATGTGGAAGAAGTGCGCATTGCTACACGTGCAAACTCCGGCATTACCAGCATTAAAGATCTGAACGGTAAGACCATCGTCACAACGACTGGTACTACTTCCGTGCAGACCCTGCGCAAGAACAAGCGCGCTGATGGCCTGACTTTCAAGGAAGTTATGGGCAAGGACCATGCGGACAGCTTCTTGATGCTGGAAACCGGTCGTGCCGACGCCTTCATCATGGACGGCTCCATCTTGGCTGCCAACATCTCCAAGTCCAAGGCTCCGGCCGACTACAAGGTTGTGGGCGAAGTGCTGTCGGTGGAACCCATCGCCTGCATGATGCGCAAGGATGACCCTGCTTTCAAGAAAGCTGTGGACGAATCCATCGTGCGTCAGATTAAGGATGGCTCTTTGACCAAGCTGTATGACAAGTGGTTCATGCAACCTATCCCACCGAACAATGTGAAGGTTGGCTTGCCTTTGTCGGCTGCAACTAAGGATGCATGGGCGCACCCCAATGACAAGCCCATGGAAGCTTACGAAGTTAAATAATCTCACCTGATTGGTGAACCGCCCCTTCTGCCACGCGGTTTGAAGGGGTTTTTTTGTTAAGAAGAGTGGTGTGAGTGTTTGCCCTCATTAACTAACAATAGAAAGAGGTGCTCGTATGAGTTGGGATTGGCAGGTGTTCTGTCAGGACACCATTACCCAAGAGGTCGGGCAGAGCTGTTTTGGTAAAAACGGCGACATCACCTACTTGGATTGGATGATGTCCGCCTGGGGCTGGACAGTGTCAGTGGCTTTGCTGTCGCTGGTGATTGCACTGGTCTTGGGCGCTGTGATTGGTACTTTGCGTACTTTGCCTGATCGCCCGTGGATCGTGCGCCTAGGCAACGCCTGGGTGGAGCTGTTCCGCAATATTCCTTTGCTGGTTCAGGTGTTCATCTGGTATCACGTGATTCCGGCCATGGTGCCTGCGCTGAAGTCATTACCTGGCTTTGTGCTGGTGGTGTTTGCGATTGGCTTTTTTACGTCGGCGCGTATTGCAGAGCAAGTGCGTTCAGGCATTCAAGCTTTGCCGCGTGGCCAGCGCTATGCGGGTTTGGCAGTGGGCTTTACTACGTTCCAAACCTATCGCTATGTGCTGCTGCCAATGGCGTTTCGCATCATCATTCCGCCGCTGACTAGCGAAGCGATGAATGTGTTCAAAAATTCTTCCGTAGCGTTTGCTGTGTCGGTGGCTGAACTGACCATGTTCGCCATGCAGGCACAGGAAGAAACTGCGCGTGGCGTTGAGGTCTACCTTGCTGTCACGGCTCTGTATATGATTTCCGCCTTCGTCATTAACCGCATCATGGCTTTTATTGAGAAGCGCTCACGCGTTCCCGGCCTGATTACAGCTAGCGGTGGAGGCCATTGATATGAATCTCAACCTCGACTGGTCGTTTTTCTCTTGGGATCTTTACACCAATTTTGTGGCCAAGGGCCTGGTGTTCAGCTTGACCCTGACAGTGATTGCCACACTGGGCGGCATTCTCTTTGGTACGTTGCTGGCGCTGATGCGTTTGTCGGGCAAGAAGTGGCTGGAAGTTCCGGCTGTAATCTATGTCAACGGCATGCGCTCCATCCCGCTGGTGATGGTGATTTTGTGGTTCTTCCTGCTGATGCCAATGATCATTGGCAAGCCTATCGGCGCAGAAACTTCGGCCATCATTACCTTTGTGGCGTTTGAGGCGGCGTATTTCTCTGAAATCATGCGCGCCGGTATCCAGTCCATTCCACGCGGTCAGGTCCATGCGGGTCAAGCTATGGGTATGACCTACGGCCAGAACATGCGTCTGGTGGTGCTGCCTCAAGCCTTCCGCAACATGCTGCCCGTGCTGCTGACACAGACCATCATCTTGTTCCAAGATACCTCGCTGGTCTATGCCATTGGCGCCTACGACATGCTCAAGGGCTTCGAGATTGCGGGTAAGAACTACGGTCGCCCTATCGAGTCCTATCTGGCAGCCGCCGCGACTTATTTTGTGATCTGCTTTGCACTGTCGTGGATCGTCAAGCAGTTGCATAAAAAAATAGCGATTATTCGATGACACCCCCTGAGTCGCTTCGTGCCTTTCCCTTGAAGGGGATGACAGCCTTTGCTGCGGGACGGCCCTTGCTGGGCGCCCGTATAGATGGCTCCGCTGCTGCGGGCGTTGTGATGGATAACTGACACGAGTCGGAGTTAAAAAATGATTGAACTCAAGAACGTTTCTAAGTGGTACGGCAGCTTTCAGGTGCTGTCCGATTGCTCCACCAACATCAACAAAGGTGAGGTGGTGGTGGTTTGCGGACCTTCTGGTTCGGGAAAATCCACTTTGATTAAGACCATCAACGCGCTGGAGCCCTTCCAAAAGGGGGAGATCTTTGTGGACGGCACTGCGGTGCACGACCCCAAGACTAACCTGC is part of the Comamonas sp. Y33R10-2 genome and harbors:
- a CDS encoding amino acid ABC transporter permease; amino-acid sequence: MSWDWQVFCQDTITQEVGQSCFGKNGDITYLDWMMSAWGWTVSVALLSLVIALVLGAVIGTLRTLPDRPWIVRLGNAWVELFRNIPLLVQVFIWYHVIPAMVPALKSLPGFVLVVFAIGFFTSARIAEQVRSGIQALPRGQRYAGLAVGFTTFQTYRYVLLPMAFRIIIPPLTSEAMNVFKNSSVAFAVSVAELTMFAMQAQEETARGVEVYLAVTALYMISAFVINRIMAFIEKRSRVPGLITASGGGH
- a CDS encoding transporter substrate-binding domain-containing protein, with the protein product MKKQLLAIAVTALAAGTVFAQANDTLAKIKSSGSVTLGVRESSGLGYTLGNGKYVGFHTEMGERILKDVQKQLGLTALEVKYQPVTSQNRVPLVQNGTVDIECGSTTNNTARQKDAAFAVTTYVEEVRIATRANSGITSIKDLNGKTIVTTTGTTSVQTLRKNKRADGLTFKEVMGKDHADSFLMLETGRADAFIMDGSILAANISKSKAPADYKVVGEVLSVEPIACMMRKDDPAFKKAVDESIVRQIKDGSLTKLYDKWFMQPIPPNNVKVGLPLSAATKDAWAHPNDKPMEAYEVK
- a CDS encoding amino acid ABC transporter permease — protein: MNLNLDWSFFSWDLYTNFVAKGLVFSLTLTVIATLGGILFGTLLALMRLSGKKWLEVPAVIYVNGMRSIPLVMVILWFFLLMPMIIGKPIGAETSAIITFVAFEAAYFSEIMRAGIQSIPRGQVHAGQAMGMTYGQNMRLVVLPQAFRNMLPVLLTQTIILFQDTSLVYAIGAYDMLKGFEIAGKNYGRPIESYLAAAATYFVICFALSWIVKQLHKKIAIIR
- a CDS encoding LysR substrate-binding domain-containing protein is translated as METKWLEDFVSLAETRSFSRSAQLRHVTQPAFSRRIQALEAWAGADLVDRSSYPTRLTPAGKTMYEQALEVLQSLQSTRSMLRAHVSAGKGMVGFAVPHTLAFTFFPNWVSAVHEKFGPFRSRLFALNVHDAVMRLVEGGCDLLIAYYHSSQPFQLDPARYEMVSLGHEVLAAYSKPDADGNPIFTLPGQQGQPLPYLGYAAGAYLGRVTELILKESSEAVHLERVYETDMAEGLKAMALEGHGVAFLPYSAVRGDLEAGRLVRAVPEGMNGFQMDMEVRAYREKPQGDAPQGGAAALWAFLKEQSETANGDVKAV